Proteins encoded by one window of Halobaculum sp. MBLA0147:
- the glmS gene encoding methylaspartate mutase subunit S: MTSTQTVVLGTIGSDAHAVGITLLEHALREGGFEVYNLGAQTPQSAFVTEADERDADAILVSSLYGHARQDCEGFHDRLAAADVDAVTFIGGNLAVGQTTFESVRQEFHEMGFDRVFGTEVGFDEVVKSLRETVNNAPERADEQTGAQTEPTRLRS; encoded by the coding sequence ATGACATCGACACAGACAGTCGTACTCGGGACGATCGGATCAGACGCGCACGCGGTCGGCATCACGCTGTTGGAACACGCACTGCGGGAGGGTGGGTTCGAGGTGTACAACCTTGGTGCCCAGACGCCACAGTCAGCGTTCGTCACGGAAGCCGACGAACGGGACGCCGACGCGATCCTAGTGTCCTCGTTGTACGGGCACGCCAGACAGGACTGCGAGGGGTTCCACGATAGGCTCGCGGCGGCGGATGTCGACGCGGTGACGTTCATTGGCGGTAACCTCGCTGTTGGACAGACGACGTTCGAGAGCGTCCGGCAGGAGTTCCACGAGATGGGGTTTGACCGTGTGTTCGGGACTGAAGTCGGGTTCGACGAGGTGGTCAAGAGCCTCCGGGAGACTGTTAACAACGCCCCAGAACGAGCAGATGAACAAACCGGCGCTCAGACGGAGCCGACACGGCTCCGGTCGTAG
- a CDS encoding MaoC family dehydratase, translating into MTDDTHQTDTNTTDSHTDDDTETVTLASGWHGRYYEDFAVGEVYKHPYGRTVTETDNVWFSNLTMNVNPMHFNEAYAADTEFDGRIVNGLYVIALAVGMSVIDVSANATANLGYDDIRHHAPVRHGDTIFAESEVIARRESESRDHAGIVTTELRAYNQDGQKVLSLTRSPMVLKRAHATPSAEQPPGWPTGVGTQSGDERAARGDGQ; encoded by the coding sequence ATGACTGACGACACCCACCAGACTGACACGAACACCACGGACAGCCACACGGACGACGACACGGAAACGGTCACGCTCGCTTCTGGGTGGCACGGACGGTACTATGAGGACTTCGCCGTTGGAGAAGTGTACAAGCACCCATACGGCCGGACGGTGACGGAAACAGACAACGTCTGGTTCTCCAATCTGACGATGAACGTCAACCCGATGCATTTCAACGAGGCGTACGCGGCTGACACGGAGTTCGACGGCCGGATCGTCAACGGACTGTACGTGATCGCACTAGCAGTCGGGATGAGTGTGATCGACGTGTCAGCCAACGCCACAGCCAACCTGGGATACGACGACATACGCCACCACGCGCCAGTCAGACACGGAGACACAATCTTCGCTGAGAGCGAGGTGATCGCCCGACGAGAGTCAGAATCGCGTGACCACGCTGGGATCGTCACGACAGAACTCCGAGCGTACAACCAAGACGGACAGAAAGTGTTGTCGCTCACCCGGTCACCGATGGTATTGAAACGAGCACACGCAACACCGTCGGCAGAACAGCCGCCAGGCTGGCCGACGGGAGTCGGCACGCAGTCGGGCGACGAACGGGCAGCAAGGGGTGACGGTCAGTGA
- a CDS encoding methylaspartate mutase subunit E, which yields MVEDVRLTDEELRQIDSEVREAWPTAEAADPSTAVEYHRSVPESERFAAVLESADRVLLQPRAGVPTVDGQIELLRQLKTDGGADLLPATIDSYTRDNAYSEAAAGLERSRETGDNELNGFPAVNHGVDGCRAIVEATDAPVQVRHGTPDARTLAAVTLAGGFQSFEGGGISYNLPYTSHYSLAETIEYWQYVDRLCGAYTERGVRINREPFGPLTGTLVPPSISITVCLIEGLLAATQGVESLTLGYGQVGNVVQDVAAIQAMESLGESVLPSSVTVTTVFHQWMGGFPRDEARAQGVIGLGAATAALAEPDKVVTKSPQEAVGVPTAAANARGLRATRQTLRMLSPQEIDPDGVERERDLIERTVRSLLARVRELGDGDVAQGTVRAFETGALDVPFPPSDAAAGDVLPARDDDGRVRLLKFGNLAVDNDVVATHANRLDERAQTEGREPSFRMVADDVSAISQGRLVGRPGDDADQAEEVGTDAD from the coding sequence GTGGTCGAAGACGTTCGCCTCACGGACGAGGAACTGCGGCAGATCGACAGTGAGGTCCGCGAGGCGTGGCCCACGGCGGAGGCAGCAGACCCAAGCACGGCTGTGGAGTACCACCGCTCCGTCCCCGAGTCGGAACGGTTCGCGGCCGTCTTGGAGTCGGCAGATCGGGTGTTGCTCCAGCCGCGCGCCGGCGTTCCGACTGTCGACGGTCAGATCGAATTGCTTCGACAGCTGAAGACGGACGGTGGAGCCGATCTTCTGCCGGCGACTATAGACTCATACACCCGAGACAATGCCTACAGCGAGGCGGCGGCTGGGCTTGAACGCTCGCGTGAAACGGGCGACAACGAACTCAACGGATTCCCAGCTGTCAACCACGGTGTTGACGGCTGTCGTGCTATAGTCGAAGCGACGGACGCCCCTGTTCAAGTACGACACGGGACGCCAGACGCTCGGACACTGGCGGCGGTAACACTCGCAGGTGGGTTCCAGAGCTTCGAAGGTGGTGGGATTAGCTATAACCTCCCGTACACCTCACACTACTCGTTGGCGGAGACCATCGAGTACTGGCAGTACGTCGACCGGTTGTGTGGAGCATACACAGAGCGCGGCGTCCGAATCAACAGAGAGCCGTTCGGTCCACTCACAGGGACACTTGTCCCGCCATCCATCTCAATCACCGTCTGTCTGATTGAGGGGTTGTTAGCGGCGACACAGGGTGTCGAGAGCCTGACGCTCGGTTACGGTCAGGTTGGTAACGTCGTTCAAGATGTGGCTGCGATCCAGGCGATGGAGTCACTCGGGGAATCAGTGTTACCGAGCTCGGTAACAGTGACGACCGTCTTCCACCAGTGGATGGGGGGGTTCCCCCGCGACGAGGCCCGGGCACAGGGCGTGATCGGGCTGGGTGCGGCGACGGCTGCCCTCGCAGAGCCGGACAAGGTCGTGACGAAGTCGCCGCAGGAAGCAGTTGGCGTGCCGACGGCGGCCGCCAACGCCCGGGGGCTCCGCGCGACCAGACAGACCCTCCGGATGCTGTCGCCTCAAGAGATCGATCCTGACGGCGTCGAACGCGAACGGGATTTGATTGAGCGGACGGTGCGATCACTGTTGGCGCGTGTGCGCGAACTCGGTGATGGTGACGTGGCCCAAGGAACGGTTCGAGCGTTCGAGACCGGCGCATTGGACGTGCCGTTCCCCCCCAGTGACGCTGCTGCCGGAGACGTGTTGCCCGCCCGAGACGATGACGGCCGGGTGCGACTTCTAAAGTTCGGCAACCTCGCTGTCGACAACGACGTGGTCGCGACCCACGCCAACAGGCTTGACGAACGGGCTCAAACGGAGGGGCGTGAGCCCTCCTTCCGGATGGTCGCTGATGACGTGTCCGCGATTAGCCAGGGCCGTCTCGTCGGACGACCCGGTGACGACGCCGACCAGGCCGAGGAGGTGGGGACGGATGCAGATTGA
- a CDS encoding DUF5821 family protein produces the protein MAHYIGDEAGVELLTELLAELHDDALLVDPSASVLAALGEVETDTFPPTLDVLARESVLKTVRDDFLVASNLADHIAADRLTLRVFTGTPETTILATPEIVYAIVGGEGLQPVALSEDDASVTADVCATYREQFGEAESFNLRTPGRLRALERLGADVGTGVREDLETILGTLAEVSDETIDEVTLALLVAARNEAQLYTIGHWGEDVGLASRATFSRMKTDLEDAGLITTEKVPTDVGRPRLRLLLADDELVSADLDTFADVAQRKL, from the coding sequence ATGGCACATTACATTGGCGACGAAGCAGGGGTAGAATTGCTCACTGAGTTATTGGCTGAGCTACATGATGACGCACTCCTTGTCGATCCGTCGGCGTCGGTGCTCGCTGCACTCGGGGAGGTCGAGACAGACACGTTCCCACCGACGCTGGATGTGCTGGCACGAGAGAGCGTGCTGAAGACTGTCCGCGACGACTTTCTGGTCGCCTCGAATCTCGCGGACCACATCGCTGCGGATCGCCTCACACTCCGGGTGTTCACCGGCACGCCAGAGACGACCATCCTCGCGACTCCTGAGATCGTGTACGCCATTGTCGGAGGCGAGGGATTGCAGCCGGTGGCTCTCTCCGAGGACGATGCGAGTGTGACTGCTGACGTGTGTGCGACGTACCGCGAACAGTTCGGTGAAGCAGAGTCGTTCAATCTCCGGACACCAGGGCGACTGCGGGCACTTGAGCGGCTCGGGGCTGATGTTGGAACAGGGGTTCGAGAGGATCTTGAGACCATTCTCGGGACACTCGCGGAGGTGAGTGACGAGACGATTGACGAGGTGACACTTGCGTTGTTGGTGGCTGCCCGCAACGAGGCGCAACTCTACACGATCGGCCACTGGGGGGAAGATGTCGGGCTTGCCTCTCGAGCGACGTTCTCGCGGATGAAGACCGACCTTGAGGACGCTGGCCTGATCACCACGGAGAAGGTGCCGACCGACGTGGGGCGGCCACGACTGCGACTGCTGCTGGCTGACGACGAGCTCGTGAGCGCTGATCTCGACACGTTCGCAGATGTCGCCCAACGGAAGTTGTAG
- a CDS encoding UvrD-helicase domain-containing protein, whose protein sequence is MTDAEPAAGATRPPLNDAQREIVDAALAADAGLFVQASVPGSGKTYASSRLCAEFLLERAAAGIDRPAAGLAVMAFNRDAAANLQPEVTDWLRYLVATDATPAARSLEVADVSRLASAFRRSETVGTIDALLAHVFRDIALELGFDDPTVDAGHAVDRLHRDAFEVVCGDPALTDEIERLGDAYPPEDDDRDELDRVADLLETITKTARDHGWTPSEVRERLHESRRAFYPDGPPSSLADVIDDARRFAGDGAGVSPTETWSEDEIVAADRALHDAWAARIDDLVAVYRSYVAAYDRACRERDVVSHVDCAHWIRQYFGDSTCPHRWADDAVSESVVDRRRTRLRDRWQNRVDLLVVDEAQDISTGQHDALAQLVTDDTRVVLYGDPFQSIYTWRNARPSSFAGAITDGTYFDREWDTHVVRKARTTYRQRPALTDTVDSVFGPALDDPGRGDAPSLDVDYDPLSPDRDATDDPRLHLATYRPRYDNDDDHQAEVLAQYLRGALEEGVFDDGDSDAVTDDDAVASEHGDSTGTRDDRQPPIRVLFRSESSMGAVRDALTDVGLTVGTAVPVFEQPLTQTIVSLLEWLVDPLAVGATDAIRDAAATAHSDTLTAVADYVDDAGWGTADRAGDTALDGDAARLFTELRTLATDTAERARCAPSELVERLCRVLAVDDDPFGIQPDSTVRHRRRIRDELRAAAADADGPEVPPSSVVSVLTALCDDPDDGPSLAVDPDEYDVVFETIHSFKGAETQVVALGDPASDPTGWSYTDSVVARGTTLAVCPPATTDASASAHVQRVPVNGYGGGLFDYESERSSRKDSGLRWVTNRSRTDSKTTFVGPERFAKCAAEERAEHWRLGYVAATRPRDHLVVPVPRQSDPDPSDSWAAAFAHAFSPKEADVQSEVTRRPAAADRLISVSIDDVAARDPLESLSGPWTGRSPSSLQLPTYDSTAQDWLPRFVDASTFFPLSEDHDQYVVDHLLGRQLDTDSGTTDTDAPLGVVGPSVLGQIAHDTFGSLIRSDPDCDRVRAGHADITNHVDWALDRARLKHGLDDTQRNRIRDYLFEAALPAFVATDAFERLCRAGTVFVEEPLETRIKVDDLRVEFRGQADFVARDGDEWLIEDIKLTFAEGSAETDDRYRHQLAAYRWILERQGVDPSARVVARITNIGERNNESELSPEIDVDERIRQRLRRLGPE, encoded by the coding sequence ATGACTGACGCCGAGCCCGCCGCGGGGGCGACGCGCCCACCACTGAACGACGCACAACGCGAGATCGTCGACGCCGCCCTCGCGGCTGACGCAGGCCTCTTCGTCCAGGCGTCTGTCCCGGGCTCGGGGAAGACATACGCGAGCAGTCGCTTGTGTGCTGAGTTTCTGCTTGAGCGTGCCGCCGCCGGCATCGATCGCCCGGCCGCGGGACTGGCGGTCATGGCGTTCAATCGCGACGCTGCGGCGAACCTCCAGCCGGAAGTGACAGACTGGCTCCGGTATCTCGTCGCCACCGACGCGACGCCGGCCGCTCGCAGTCTCGAGGTAGCCGACGTGTCACGCCTCGCCAGTGCGTTTCGTCGTTCGGAGACGGTCGGCACGATCGACGCCCTCCTAGCCCACGTGTTCCGCGACATCGCACTTGAACTGGGGTTCGATGACCCGACTGTCGACGCCGGCCACGCTGTCGACCGCCTCCACCGCGACGCCTTCGAAGTGGTCTGTGGGGACCCCGCGCTCACCGACGAGATTGAGCGTCTCGGCGACGCGTACCCACCGGAGGACGACGACAGAGACGAGCTGGACAGGGTTGCGGACCTTCTCGAAACGATCACGAAGACGGCGCGTGACCACGGGTGGACACCGTCGGAAGTGAGAGAACGACTCCACGAGAGTCGACGGGCGTTCTATCCGGACGGTCCGCCGTCATCGCTCGCGGACGTGATCGACGACGCACGCCGATTCGCCGGCGACGGCGCCGGCGTGTCGCCGACCGAGACGTGGAGCGAGGACGAGATCGTCGCCGCAGACCGCGCACTCCACGACGCCTGGGCGGCACGGATCGACGACCTCGTCGCAGTCTACCGGTCGTACGTCGCCGCGTACGATCGGGCCTGTCGAGAGCGGGATGTCGTGAGTCACGTCGACTGCGCCCACTGGATCAGGCAGTACTTCGGCGACTCCACGTGTCCACACCGGTGGGCCGACGATGCGGTGTCTGAATCGGTCGTCGATCGACGCCGCACCCGCCTCCGTGATCGGTGGCAGAACCGGGTCGATCTGCTCGTCGTCGACGAGGCACAGGATATCTCGACCGGTCAACACGACGCACTGGCACAGCTCGTCACTGACGACACGCGGGTAGTGTTGTACGGTGATCCGTTCCAGAGCATCTACACCTGGCGGAACGCCCGGCCGTCGTCGTTCGCCGGCGCGATCACCGACGGCACGTACTTCGACCGCGAGTGGGACACGCACGTCGTTAGGAAAGCCCGAACAACCTACCGGCAACGCCCGGCGCTCACAGACACCGTCGACAGTGTGTTTGGTCCAGCACTGGACGACCCCGGACGTGGTGACGCCCCTAGTCTCGATGTCGACTACGATCCGCTGTCGCCCGACCGTGACGCCACAGACGACCCCCGCCTACACCTCGCTACCTACCGACCGCGCTACGACAACGACGACGATCACCAGGCGGAAGTGCTCGCACAGTACCTCCGTGGCGCACTCGAAGAAGGCGTGTTCGACGACGGTGACAGTGACGCCGTCACCGACGACGACGCCGTCGCCAGTGAACACGGCGATTCCACTGGCACACGCGACGATCGACAGCCGCCGATCCGGGTGTTGTTCCGAAGTGAGTCGTCGATGGGGGCTGTCCGTGACGCCCTCACGGACGTCGGACTCACCGTCGGGACGGCAGTGCCGGTGTTTGAGCAACCGTTGACGCAGACCATAGTGTCGTTACTCGAGTGGCTCGTCGACCCGCTCGCTGTCGGGGCGACTGACGCGATACGTGACGCCGCCGCGACGGCTCACAGCGATACGCTGACTGCCGTCGCGGACTACGTTGACGACGCCGGGTGGGGCACAGCTGACCGTGCCGGTGACACGGCGCTCGACGGCGACGCCGCGCGACTCTTCACCGAACTGCGGACGCTCGCGACGGACACCGCCGAGCGTGCGCGGTGTGCGCCGTCAGAACTCGTCGAGCGGTTGTGTCGGGTACTCGCCGTTGACGATGACCCGTTCGGGATTCAGCCGGACAGCACCGTCCGTCACCGTCGGCGCATTCGTGACGAACTCCGGGCTGCCGCCGCCGACGCCGACGGCCCCGAGGTCCCGCCGTCGTCGGTCGTCAGTGTCCTAACTGCACTCTGTGACGACCCCGACGACGGCCCGTCTCTGGCGGTCGATCCAGACGAGTACGATGTCGTCTTCGAGACGATCCACTCGTTCAAAGGCGCGGAGACGCAGGTCGTCGCACTCGGGGATCCGGCGTCCGACCCGACTGGGTGGTCGTACACGGACTCGGTCGTCGCTCGTGGGACGACGCTTGCCGTCTGTCCCCCCGCGACGACCGACGCGTCTGCATCGGCACACGTCCAGAGGGTTCCGGTGAACGGCTACGGCGGTGGCTTGTTCGACTACGAGTCCGAGCGGTCCTCGAGGAAGGACTCCGGACTGCGGTGGGTGACGAACCGGTCGCGGACGGACTCGAAGACGACGTTTGTCGGGCCGGAGCGCTTCGCCAAGTGCGCTGCCGAAGAACGCGCGGAGCACTGGCGTCTCGGGTACGTCGCCGCGACACGCCCCCGAGACCATCTCGTCGTCCCGGTTCCGCGACAGTCCGATCCGGACCCGAGCGACTCCTGGGCGGCCGCGTTCGCGCATGCGTTCTCGCCCAAGGAGGCCGACGTACAGTCCGAAGTGACGAGGCGACCGGCCGCCGCAGATCGACTGATAAGTGTCTCCATCGACGATGTCGCGGCGCGTGACCCCCTCGAGTCACTCTCGGGGCCGTGGACTGGGCGGTCTCCATCGTCGCTACAGTTGCCGACGTACGATTCGACAGCCCAAGACTGGCTCCCGCGATTCGTCGACGCGAGCACGTTCTTCCCGTTGTCCGAGGACCACGACCAGTACGTCGTCGATCACCTCCTCGGGCGGCAACTCGACACGGATAGTGGGACGACGGACACGGACGCCCCACTGGGCGTCGTCGGTCCTAGCGTCCTCGGACAGATCGCCCACGACACGTTCGGCAGTCTAATTCGATCGGATCCGGACTGTGATCGGGTTCGTGCTGGTCACGCCGACATCACGAATCACGTCGACTGGGCGCTCGATCGAGCGCGGCTCAAGCACGGGCTCGACGACACGCAACGAAACCGGATTAGAGACTACCTGTTTGAGGCCGCGCTCCCGGCGTTCGTCGCGACCGACGCCTTCGAGCGACTGTGTCGCGCCGGCACGGTATTCGTCGAGGAACCATTGGAAACGCGGATCAAAGTCGACGACCTCCGGGTGGAGTTCCGCGGGCAGGCAGACTTCGTCGCCCGCGACGGCGACGAGTGGCTGATCGAGGATATCAAACTCACCTTCGCAGAGGGGAGTGCCGAGACCGACGACCGCTACAGACACCAGTTGGCCGCCTACCGGTGGATACTGGAACGACAGGGTGTTGATCCGTCGGCTCGGGTCGTCGCTCGGATCACGAACATCGGCGAACGCAACAACGAATCAGAGCTCTCGCCCGAGATAGATGTTGACGAGCGGATCCGCCAACGGCTCCGTCGGCTCGGTCCCGAGTGA
- a CDS encoding RNA-guided endonuclease InsQ/TnpB family protein, which produces MLEVHRTHRATIRNHSQVADSLNRHGWSASKLWNVANYHSRQVWEETGEIPGHGDLKDELKTHPKYNGLHSQSSQRVLEELAEAFNSWYGSDDERDNPPGYRKENYYDNQGRRVHEEHPRSTVTWKQNGFRHDTKNNRVRLSKGANHKEYPRAREYILVEYETRPGVTVENLQQVRAVYDQSKKRWELHLICKDEIETPDAPGDETAGVDLGISNFAAVAYSTEEADLYPGNRLKQDGYYFPKEIAKCDDSSSAQVTRLHRKWSERRTHFFHSLAKHIVERCVEQEVGRINIGKLAGVREDKNGESKNWGKHGNLDLHGWAFDRFSNILEYKVKVEGIEVVDVSERGTSKTCCVCGREDDSQRVERGLYVCESCDAAFNADVNGAENIRLDINQSNSESAPDLGGDRSTGWLAQPGVYLHDLSRGFQPRIEVVDCKP; this is translated from the coding sequence ATGCTGGAAGTCCACCGCACTCACCGAGCGACAATCCGCAACCACTCACAGGTAGCGGACTCGCTCAACCGACATGGGTGGAGTGCTAGCAAACTCTGGAACGTCGCCAACTACCACTCCCGCCAAGTGTGGGAGGAGACCGGCGAGATTCCCGGTCACGGGGACTTGAAAGACGAGTTGAAGACCCATCCAAAGTACAACGGGCTGCATAGTCAGTCCAGTCAGCGGGTTCTGGAGGAACTCGCTGAAGCCTTCAACTCGTGGTACGGCTCCGACGATGAACGGGATAACCCACCCGGTTACCGCAAAGAAAACTACTACGACAACCAAGGTCGTCGCGTCCACGAAGAACACCCGCGTTCGACGGTGACATGGAAACAGAACGGCTTCCGCCACGACACCAAGAACAACCGTGTCCGCCTGTCAAAAGGCGCGAATCACAAGGAGTACCCCCGAGCGCGGGAATACATCCTTGTCGAATACGAAACCCGACCCGGCGTCACCGTTGAGAATCTGCAACAGGTTAGGGCCGTCTACGACCAGTCGAAGAAGCGGTGGGAGCTTCACCTCATCTGCAAGGACGAGATCGAGACGCCCGATGCTCCCGGTGACGAGACGGCGGGTGTTGACCTCGGTATCAGCAACTTCGCCGCCGTCGCGTACAGCACCGAAGAGGCAGACCTGTACCCCGGCAACCGCCTGAAACAGGACGGCTACTACTTCCCGAAGGAAATTGCCAAGTGCGACGACAGCAGTAGTGCGCAGGTAACTCGGTTGCACCGGAAGTGGTCAGAGCGTCGCACCCACTTCTTCCACTCCTTAGCGAAACACATCGTTGAGCGATGTGTCGAGCAAGAAGTGGGCCGAATCAACATCGGGAAACTCGCTGGTGTCCGCGAGGACAAGAACGGTGAGTCGAAAAACTGGGGCAAGCACGGCAACCTTGACCTGCACGGGTGGGCGTTCGACAGATTTTCGAACATCCTCGAATACAAGGTGAAAGTCGAGGGCATCGAGGTCGTGGACGTGTCTGAACGGGGCACGAGCAAGACGTGTTGCGTCTGCGGGAGGGAAGACGACAGTCAGCGTGTTGAACGTGGCCTATACGTGTGTGAGTCGTGTGACGCGGCATTCAATGCGGACGTGAACGGGGCGGAGAACATCCGTCTCGATATCAACCAAAGTAACTCCGAGTCTGCACCCGATTTGGGTGGAGATAGGAGTACCGGCTGGTTGGCACAGCCCGGAGTCTACCTTCATGACCTCTCCCGAGGATTCCAACCTCGGATAGAGGTGGTAGACTGCAAACCCTAA
- a CDS encoding DUF5821 family protein: MADQISAETAAELLTTLFADEEGDALLVDPPVTLLAALGEVETDALPETLHVLAREEPLKTARDDFLVASNLADHVEADRIGVRVLTESGETPLFATADSVYAVVDTEGLRSIAFATDDDGVIGDVYETYQERFDEAEAFDLRTPGRTRAMEQLAADVGAGVQEDFHAVLASLGEVTEETIDEVTLALLIAARNEAQLYDISKWGEDTGVASKATFSRTKGELEENGFIETEKVPIDVGRPRLRLLLADDDFASADLDEFATVAQEKL, from the coding sequence ATGGCAGATCAGATTAGCGCGGAGACAGCAGCCGAGTTGCTCACGACACTATTTGCCGACGAGGAGGGAGACGCACTGCTCGTTGACCCGCCGGTGACGCTCTTAGCGGCTCTCGGGGAGGTTGAGACGGACGCACTCCCGGAGACGCTACATGTGTTGGCTCGAGAGGAGCCGCTGAAGACTGCTCGCGATGATTTCCTAGTGGCCTCGAATCTTGCAGATCACGTTGAGGCAGATCGAATCGGTGTGCGCGTACTCACTGAGAGTGGTGAGACGCCGCTGTTCGCGACTGCAGACTCGGTGTACGCTGTGGTCGATACTGAGGGCCTCCGGTCGATTGCATTCGCGACAGACGACGATGGTGTGATCGGCGACGTGTACGAGACGTATCAGGAGCGGTTTGACGAGGCCGAGGCATTCGACCTCCGTACACCAGGTCGCACGCGAGCGATGGAGCAACTCGCAGCTGATGTGGGTGCAGGTGTCCAGGAGGACTTCCACGCAGTGCTCGCGAGTCTTGGTGAGGTAACCGAGGAGACGATTGACGAGGTAACGCTTGCGCTACTGATCGCGGCCCGGAATGAGGCCCAGCTCTATGATATTTCGAAGTGGGGCGAAGACACAGGCGTTGCCTCGAAGGCGACGTTCTCCCGGACGAAGGGCGAGCTTGAGGAGAACGGGTTCATCGAGACGGAGAAGGTGCCGATCGATGTTGGTCGGCCGCGCCTGCGACTGCTGCTGGCTGACGACGATTTCGCGAGCGCTGATCTCGACGAGTTCGCGACTGTCGCCCAAGAGAAGCTGTAG
- a CDS encoding methylaspartate ammonia-lyase: protein MQIERVTATPGVAGFFFDDQAAIRDGAAPDGFVYDGSPVTDGYQEIREPGEALLIAVKTSDGQTHQGDCAAVQYSGVGDRDPLFRAAEHAPVVNEAVADALVGRDAAAFAANVDAALTAADDATDDTAHTALRYGVSQALLATAAAAQGTTRTRVLASAVGTEPVIEPVPVFGQSGDDRRRGAEKMLVKHVPVLPHGLFNAVSKVGTSGERLREYLSWLSDRADELGSPGYTPRFHVDVYGIIGDLFGPPYDRAAVVDYFADLRTAAAPYPLQIEGPVDAGDRASQISAMGELRDGLADAGVNVDIVADEWCDDRDDVAAFVDAGAADVVQVKTPDLGELRESARAVRDCAGTDSRAYLGGTCNETTVSARACAHVALATGAAQLLAKPGMGFDEGYAVVTNEMRRTLARHRDR, encoded by the coding sequence ATGCAGATTGAACGCGTGACCGCGACACCGGGCGTGGCGGGGTTCTTTTTTGACGATCAAGCGGCGATTCGCGATGGGGCGGCACCGGACGGCTTCGTCTACGACGGCAGCCCAGTGACGGACGGTTATCAAGAAATCCGCGAACCGGGCGAGGCGCTGCTCATCGCGGTGAAGACGAGCGACGGACAGACACATCAGGGAGACTGTGCAGCTGTTCAGTACTCCGGCGTCGGTGACCGAGACCCACTTTTTCGGGCAGCAGAGCACGCGCCGGTGGTAAACGAAGCAGTCGCGGACGCGCTCGTCGGCCGTGACGCTGCCGCGTTCGCCGCAAACGTTGACGCGGCGCTGACGGCGGCCGACGACGCCACCGACGACACCGCACACACTGCCCTCCGTTACGGCGTCTCACAGGCGTTGTTGGCGACGGCCGCGGCGGCGCAGGGGACAACCCGAACGCGGGTGCTCGCGTCAGCGGTTGGGACCGAGCCGGTGATTGAGCCCGTGCCCGTGTTTGGTCAAAGCGGCGACGACCGCCGGCGAGGAGCAGAAAAGATGCTGGTCAAGCACGTCCCGGTGCTCCCACACGGACTGTTCAACGCCGTCTCAAAAGTCGGGACGAGCGGAGAACGTCTCCGCGAGTACCTCTCATGGTTGTCCGACCGCGCGGACGAACTCGGATCACCGGGCTACACCCCGCGGTTCCACGTCGACGTGTACGGCATCATTGGTGATCTGTTCGGCCCACCATACGATCGTGCCGCAGTCGTCGACTACTTCGCCGATCTCCGGACAGCCGCTGCGCCGTACCCGCTTCAAATCGAGGGGCCGGTCGACGCGGGCGACCGTGCATCACAAATCTCCGCGATGGGGGAACTGCGCGATGGGCTGGCCGACGCCGGTGTCAATGTCGACATCGTCGCCGATGAGTGGTGTGACGACCGGGACGACGTGGCGGCGTTCGTCGACGCCGGCGCCGCCGACGTGGTCCAAGTGAAGACCCCAGACCTCGGTGAGCTCCGGGAGAGCGCCCGTGCCGTCCGCGACTGTGCGGGAACCGACAGCCGGGCGTATCTGGGAGGAACATGCAACGAGACGACCGTCTCGGCCCGTGCGTGTGCCCACGTCGCGCTGGCGACCGGCGCCGCCCAACTGCTGGCGAAACCGGGGATGGGATTCGACGAAGGGTACGCGGTCGTCACCAACGAGATGCGCCGGACGCTCGCCCGTCACCGTGATCGGTGA